The nucleotide window ATTTAAATCTGCTGCTACTGGTGCAGTTGTTGATCTGTGtgttaaaatattgtaataaatattgtgcatcaataaaatgtctttaaatgtctTGATAAACTATTTCTAGCAAATTGTCCAGCTCTAATATAATCAGTAAACCAGTGAAAACAGAATGCAGGGAAGGATGTGGATATGTAAGACATTTTGTCACTGTTttaataatcttaataataaCTGACCGTAGCTGCAGAAATACCCAATTACAAAAAGCATAATCTTCtcgacttctaagggttaaattCAAATTATTTTCCAACTGTGGCAGAAAATACTGGAGAGGATTAGTGAACACAGCGTTGTGTCTGACAATAAATGGTGTAGTTATCCTCAGTGAACCCTGACGGAAGTGCACTACAAATGCAGACGATGTTTTAAAGTATTTCAGAACAGGTTAACGAACTAATATAAGTAATAATACTATCCACTAATGCATCAGTCGAGGGTGTTGGTGCGACAGTTTAGACGACCTGTTAGACAGAACACTTTTAGTGCAATACCTTCTAataacactgaacacactgaacaccatacacacataaataattaataaccaaaaaaatctaaatgatgACGTAAGGTGTGGGGCTCAGAGGGTGTCAGGTGTTAGTGAGCGGGAGGAGGAATGAAAAGAACACGATTATGATGGATATGGAgacagggaggaggaggaggaggaagagaagaggGAAGGAGAGGGAGACAGGCCAAGCTTTCAGCCACCACTTTCCTCTTTGGGGCTTGCTGTCCGAGGCGGCCGGGGTCTCTACCGCGTTGCAGCGACAAATCACCAGCGGCCTTACCTGAGAAACACTCTcctgatggaggaggaggagaaagagacagaaggagaggaAAATTACAGCTGATGTTGTAGGTCAGCCACTTTACTCAGCTTTTTATTTATCTGTGCTCTGCAAAAAATATTCTCAGCAAGGGAAATCCTCTTAACTCCAGtctaaatatctgatatttctcatttttatattgTTGGGTAATATTATAGGATTATTCGACTTATTTGCCCCCGTAATTTAATCTGAGTTATCTGCCTTAAAACCAGTAAGTAAAACTAAATTACAAATGAGGTCATTAATCttataattacaaaaatatttcTATTATAATCTCAAAATGAGAATTAGCAGATATTTAGACTGTTCAATTAGAGGATTTCACAAGTCAAATTTCTCATAGTTTGAAGTGTGTGATGCTTGGTGGTGATGTGTGTAAATCTGATTATCTGATATATGAATTTGCCATTCACTGTATGACGCTTCCAAAATATCCAGTAATACTTCATAATATGTACTTATTATAATGTCATAAAAAAttatcaaataataaaatattataaaaaaatattatttgtatagcaaagcagctttacgaGAACCCAGAcataagataaaaaaataaaaattaaaagacaaataagataaaaaagattaaaaaaaaagataaaagatgTTATACATCCCAAATAAACCCGACTAAGACCACAAATTGCAGAAAGAAACCCTTGGATTTATaaaggggacccatcctcctctggtcaaaactacTAATAAATAACTAATAAGTGGTGTAACACCACATAAGTCCATTCAAGTGTACCGATATGATCATTAATATGCTGAGCAGTAGTGAtagaaataataacaaaataacaaacagACAATTTACAGTTAATTCGAGTCCATTTAAATAGAAGCTTCAGTCTAGTCTGTTTCAGTAAAAAAAGGCCTTGATTAAGTTGTAAGAGcttcagtaaaaaataaaaagcatagACCCTCATTTGTATAGCAATAGCTGGCACTGGCTCCAGCTCCACCTGCTAATCCATTTCACTGTGGCCAGTGTGGACGTGGGCGCGGTCCAGCTGCTCTGTATATCTAATGTAaatgcagtgagtgtgtgaggagtcGAGCACCTCCAGTATGGTTCTGTTGTGTGTGCGATGGGGACTCAGCCTCAGGCTCCAGCGGTGGGTCCGATAGCTCCGCCCTCCGTCGTCCTCACTCTCTGTTGTGTCCTGCCGTGTGATTCGCTGCCGCTTCCGCTTCCGAGAGCTTATTCGCTGAAGCGATCCTGCCACCTGTAGTCTGGAGTAGAGTGACTTGCTTGAACTCTCTGACATGAGGATGATGTAACACaacataatcagaatcagaaccagaatCGGATTAACTGGcaaagtatgtggacacacaCGAGGAATTGTGTGACAATGTGTATATAATCACACAAACTGCacaaaatatacagtatacacagtatacacagtatgtatgtaataggaaaatattgatatatcaaaCTTTTGCGATATTATGTTTTacaatactgtatcgattctcaaaaacacagtattgatttttttttaacaattttaataaaattaaaggTCTGGTATtatatatacttacatatacttatatataaacaatttattaattatagaGAAAAACACGAGTAGTAATGATCTAGCAGATATTAATGGTGAGCTGTATCTGAGGGTGATGCCATGAGGAAAGAAACTGTGCCAGGAGTCAGACATGGTTCATATTAGAGCTAATAGAACGGGACTGTGCTGGAAACAAACCTGTGTATCATTTCTTCAATTATTTTTTAAGATCAGTGCAGTGAGTTAGTGTCAGTGCAGTTATAAagcatgtgtttctaataaaatggcagcttattatatattactgtgcagaatatTTGCATTAGAGCATCAGGTACCTGCTGTCTGTATCCTCTAtgtctgcatctgcatcactcTCTCCTTGAGGATCAGACTGCACACACTCCTCCTGCAAACATGAGTCATAGACATGAgcaaagatacacacacattttctccactctctttctcttacccacacacacacacacacacacacacacacacacacacatccactcacATCCACAGAAGCACTCAGAAAAAATCACTCTCATTCCTCATAAACTCACACCTACCTACCTCTGTACCATAGCCCTCAGAGTATCTGGCCACTATCGCCCTGTTTTTGCCACATTCGCTGCACTTCAGCCCGCTGTCCTACACCAGTAAGAGGCACAGAGAGACCGGTCAGAGTTGCACCCCAGAGCAGCTTTACTCATCACTTGCAcaagacttttgcacagcattttaattttgttttccATTGATGCATATTACACAATTGCAATACTACAATACTACTAATATAATAGCATTAAATAGTCCATCCTAGCAGAGCACCCTCTGGCTTCTTTCTCTGGTATTGGTACTCGGATTGGAGTGGTACTGCAacatacagtattacagtacttAGATCAGATCTGTATTGGCCAATATTCAGTATTAAGGTACTTGGATTGGATCTGTATTGGCCCATACTCAGTATTAAGGTAATAGAGTTGGATCGGTACTTGGATCTGATCCATATCAGctaatactcagcattaaggtacttggaTCTGATCTGTATTGGCCAATATTTAGTATTAAATTACTTGGATTGGATCCGTATTGGTCAATACTTCTGGATTGGATATATTGGTATTGGCAGATACTCAACATCAAGGTACTCAGAAGGGATTAGTACCAGCCAATATTCAGTATTAAGGTACTTGGATTGGATCGGGATTGGCCAATACTCAGCTTTAAGGTATTTTGATCGGATCTGTATTGGCCTATACTCAACATTGAGGTACTCGAAATGGAAGTGTCAGACAAtattcagcattaaggtacttggTTTGGCTCGGTATTGGCCGATACTCAGCTTAAAGGTATTTGGATCAGATTGGCATTAGCCGATACTCCGTATAAAAGGTACTTCGGTCAGATTTGCATTGGCCGATACTCAGCTTTAAGGTTTTTTGATCGGATCAGTATTGgccgatactcagcattaaggtacttggaTTGAATCTGTATCAGTCATTACAGGTCCGATCCAAGAACCGTAATACTGAGTATTGGCCAATACTCAACATTATAATACCCAGAAGGGATCTGTATCAGGCAATACTCAGTATTACGGTTCATGGATCGGATCAGTATTGgccgatactcagcattaaggtacttggaTCAGATCTGTATCCACCAAATTGCAATATTAAGGTACTCGGATTGGATCGGTATTCGCTGATACTCAACATTGAGGTACTCGAAATGGATAAGTGTCAGACAAtattcagcattaaggtacttggTTTGGCTCGGTATTGGCCGATACTCAGCTTCAAGGTATTTGGATCGGATtggtattggctgatactcatGAGCATTAAGCTACTCAGATTGGATCGGGAGTAAAAACTGGGACATCCTTTGTACTGTAAGTATCGACTAATTGCTGATGGGACTGACTGTAGCAGCTCAGACCTAGTGGTTTAGTACCAATCTAATCTACAGTACCTGCACGATAACATGCATGTATTTTGGATTCGGTATATCCAGAACCACTACTGTTGGAGTTACAGGTGACATGTTGGCACGTCGTTCCATTAAAACACTCACCGTCTGCGGATGCTGCTTGCAGTAGGGTCccttctcacacaaacacactccgtCAACCTTCCTACACTCCGCGGCCATCTCatcctacagagagagagagccatagAGAGAGGCTGACTTCTTCATGCTCACATGCATTTCCAGTACTGACTAATCAGCCCACATTCAggtgcacacccacacacacacacacacacacccccacacacacctctgtACCTCACAGTCATTGTCTGAGTTTTCAGAGAACGGGCTGTTGGAGTCTCTCCGCCGCACCACCTTCATCCTTGCCCTCCTCACTCCAGCATACAACCTGGACATGGTTCAGACATAGGGGTACGCAGGGGTCACTCCTCCATAGGGTTATGTGGGCTGACCAAGTTACATCAAAGCCATAATGTCCAGCTCACTATAGGCCTTAAACGGTCAGTTTaagttaagtaaaaaaaaaagaagcccaTTAACTTACAGGTGGACCTCTTAAAGTCAAGGGCAGGGGGCTTGGTGATGGAGAAAGGTGACCAAGACAAGGGTCCAGTGGTTCCAACTCTGTCCCAAGCCAGAGCCAAACAGCTGCTGATTACGTAACAGCCTGTCACCGCGCACTACTTTTATAATGTTGATTTCTCGCCCGTgtaaaatcccccaaacaaacATCTCACCGCAGTTACCAGCAGAAACATCCACATCATCAAGCAGTTACATAATTAAAGGCATGAAGCACCGACACGAGCTAAGAGAGGGGCAGAAAGCCCGCCGCTGCCTCGTTCCCCTGCGCTTACCTTCACCGGGGAAACCCCATCATTTCGGCTTTTATCTGCCCGCTAAAGCAACAAATTCACTCCTACTGTCAGTGGAGTCGATTTCGAGccgataaataaataaattaattaaataaataaaaaatcacgACGGATTTGCTGTGCTTGGATTGAAAACGGAAGCCAGCGAGAGCTGGGTATTGTAGTCCGGTACGCCAACGAGGCGGGGGCGCGCACGCAGTAGATTGAACGTGAACGCGTGTGTGGGCGGGGAGACGATGACAGACGTGGCGATCAGCCAATCAGCGCACGATTATGTTCTGTTTTGAAAAACAGGGGTTTTTGTATgtagttttttttgtattagAGAAATTAATAAACACGTAACGtttacgtatatatatatataataaatatacatttatttatttatttattaaatatttagtaaataatataatttttaattaaatatttggtaaataaatatacatttatttctttattaaatattgattaaataaatacacatttgtttatttattaaatatttattttaaaaatatacatttatttatttaataaatatacatacatttatttatttaataaatatacatacatttatttatcgtaaataaataatgcgataaataaatgtacatttacaattaaggcatttagcagacacttaCTTTACTTTGTATGgactaggatccaaaaataCCTGttagcttagatactactaaaaaagtaaaggtgcacgtatttgtcactgtacagcgaaatgtgtcctccgcatttaacccatctggtagtgaacacactcacacacacacacgtgttaggggcagtgagtacacacacacacacccagagcggtgggcagccaactccagcgcccggggagcagagagggtaaagggccttgctcaagggcccaacagtggcagcttaaatacagaagtcagtttGGAGACACAATACTCAGCACCACACTTCACTAATTCCcactaataaatatttaaaccacttttaatttaatagaaaagtAAAGCTATATTTATAAACGCTATAGAGCTtgcaaataaacatttaatgcaCAGTTAAAGTGCAGGAATAAGGAATAAGTTCCTTAATACAAACAGTTACACTGTTTCATTAATtttttcaagtgtttattttttgtacttttttattacagatattcattaaataaagcCTGCAAGTTTGCAAGCTTTTGGAGATTAAAGCTAATTCAGTAATGAATAAAGATGTAATTAATGGGTATATTCTCATTAATGTTATATTTAAACCTAGATCAGTTTGTAGAGTA belongs to Salminus brasiliensis chromosome 24, fSalBra1.hap2, whole genome shotgun sequence and includes:
- the LOC140546932 gene encoding uncharacterized protein isoform X1, whose product is MKVVRRRDSNSPFSENSDNDCEDEMAAECRKVDGVCLCEKGPYCKQHPQTDSGLKCSECGKNRAIVARYSEGYGTEEECVQSDPQGESDADADIEDTDSRLQVAGSLQRISSRKRKRQRITRQDTTESEDDGGRSYRTHRWSLRLSPHRTHNRTILEESVSQVRPLVICRCNAVETPAASDSKPQRGKWWLKAWPVSLSFPLLFLLLLLPVSISIIIVFFSFLLPLTNT
- the LOC140546932 gene encoding uncharacterized protein isoform X2; this encodes MAAECRKVDGVCLCEKGPYCKQHPQTDSGLKCSECGKNRAIVARYSEGYGTEEECVQSDPQGESDADADIEDTDSRLQVAGSLQRISSRKRKRQRITRQDTTESEDDGGRSYRTHRWSLRLSPHRTHNRTILEESVSQVRPLVICRCNAVETPAASDSKPQRGKWWLKAWPVSLSFPLLFLLLLLPVSISIIIVFFSFLLPLTNT
- the LOC140546932 gene encoding uncharacterized protein isoform X3, with the translated sequence MKVVRRRDSNSPFSENSDNDCEDEMAAECRKVDGVCLCEKGPYCKQHPQTDSGLKCSECGKNRAIVARYSEGYGTEEECVQSDPQGESDADADIEDTDSREFKQVTLLQTTGGRIASANKLSEAEAAANHTAGHNRE